ACGTCGTTACCGAAAGCTGTGTCCGCTGCAAGTACACCGATTGCGTGGACGTCTGCCCCGTCGACTGCTTCCGCGAAGGCCCGAACTTCCTGACCATCGATCCGGACGAGTGCATTGACTGCGCGGTGTGCGTGGCCGAATGCCCGGTCAACGCCATCTACGCCGAAGAAGACGTGCCCGCCGACCAGCAGAAGTGGATCGCCATCAATGCCGAGCTCGCACAAGCCGGCTGGCCGTCCATCACCAAGACCAAATCCCCCCTGCCCGAGGCCGACCAATGGAAGGACGTCAAGGACAAGGAACAGTACCTGGAACGGTGATCGGCAACTTTCTTCATCGCCATCGCAAAAAAGTGTTGACGACCAGAAGTTAAACTAGCTACAATTCATTTCTTCGCTGTTCCCCGATAGCTCAGTCGGTAGAGCGCCGGACTGTTAATCCGTAGGTCCCTGGTTCGAGCCCAGGTCGGGGAGCCAAAAAACAAAACGCCTCGCTTCGTGCGAGGCGTTTTCATTTGCGGCGCCGGTGCGCGCATCACCTGCACCGGCCGCCGTGCCCGAGTGGTGAAATTGGTAGACACCGCGGACTTAAAATCCGCTGCGCCCTCACCGGCGCGTGCCGGTTCGATCCCGGCCTCGGGCACCAGCCTCGTCGATCGCCCCCTCCCCCATCATCCCCTTCACTGCTCGCAGCAGGCGTTCGCCTTCGGCGCATCCTCGTATTCGTCGTGA
The sequence above is drawn from the Ralstonia solanacearum K60 genome and encodes:
- the fdxA gene encoding ferredoxin FdxA codes for the protein MTHVVTESCVRCKYTDCVDVCPVDCFREGPNFLTIDPDECIDCAVCVAECPVNAIYAEEDVPADQQKWIAINAELAQAGWPSITKTKSPLPEADQWKDVKDKEQYLER